ACACGTACATGCGCTGCTCGGGCTGGGCCGTGGCGGCGAGTCGCGCCCCGCACGGGCGCGTGGATTGAAACCTTGATGGCGCCCTCGAGGTTCCGCGACCAACCCTCGTCGCGCCCCGCACGGGCGCGTGGATTGAAACAATATTGAACCTGTCGGTTTTGGTGAGTATTTCGGGTCGCGCCCCGCACGGGCGCGTGGATTGAAACGCCGGCGGCGATCGGTTCGACCCGGTCGAGCTCGGGTCGCGCCCCGCACGGGCGCGTGGATTGAAACCTCGAAAACGCAGTGGAAGTACCCAAAGGACGTCGTCGCGCCCCGCACGGGCGCGTGGATTGAAACACACCGGATGCCATGTCGATATGCTCGCAGTTCCCCGGGTCGCGCCCCGCACGGGCGCGTGGATTGAAACGCCCGCCCCGCAACATCCACCTTCCCGACCCCGCGTGTCGCGCCCCGCACGGGCGCGTGGATTGAAACGTGTTTTGACGATTGGAATTATTCCGATGGTTCCGTCGCGCCCCGCACGGGCGCGTGGATTGAAACCAGTTTGACCTGAAAGACGAGGATGGAGAAGTGCGTCGCGCCCCGCACGGGCGCGTGGATTGAAACGGCGAGCTGGGCGCGGACATGCCGGCCACCGAGGGTCGCGCCCCGCACGGGCGCGTGGATTGAAACTCCTGTAAACCCTCACCTATTGGCGCCCTCTCGAGTCGCGCCCCGCACGGGCGCGTGGATTGAAACACGACGGCTACGTGCAGTTTGAACTGCGCTCCAGTCGCGCCCCGCACGGGCGCGTGGATTGAAACCGGCGGAGGCGGCCTGATGCTCTGCGCGGAAGTCGGTCGCGCCCCGCACGGGCGCGTGGATTGAAACGTTCCAACCCGGCCGCCGGTTGTTTGCCGACGACGGGCGTCGCGCCCCGCACGGGCGCGTGGATTGAAACCGCGTTGTCCGTTGCGACATAGTCAGGCTGATGCGTCGCGCCCCGCACGGGCGCGTGGATTGAAACTTGACCGCGACGTTGCCCACGCTGGCGCTCGATTGTCGCGCCCCGCACGGGCGCGTGGATTGAAACTCCAGCGGCTGGTCGAAGGTCAATCGCCGTGTGGTCGCGCCCCGCACGGGCGCGTGGATTGAAACCAGCAATTCATCCTCGACCTCGAAAAGTCCATCGCGTGTCGCGCCCCGCACGGGCGCGTGGATTGAAACATCCGGGGCGTGGCTCTCCCCCCTCACCTCCCCGGGTCGCGCCCCGCACGGGCGCGTGGATTGAAACTCGGTTCGGTTGGGCTCATGCGGCTGGCTCATCGGTCGCGCCCCGCACGGGCGCGTGGATTGAAACTTCGTGATGACGGCCATGACCTTCTGCCCGTCGAGGGTCGCGCCCCGCACGGGCGCGTGGATTGAAACGTTGGTCACCTCGATCAGGTGGGCGATGATGTCGAGTCGCGCCCCGCACGGGCGCGTGGATTGAAACGTACATCAGAGGCAGCGATGCGCTGATGTCGTACGTCGCGCCCCGCACGGGCGCGTGGATTGAAACTCTGCAACGTAGGTTTGCCAGGCCGTACAGGCCACGTCGCGCCCCGCACGGGCGCGTGGATTGAAACGAGCCCACCGACCCGCAGTACCAGCGCACTGAATCGTCCCGCGCTGTCGCGCGGATTAAAACTTGCTCGGGTACACGACATCACCACCGTCGTTGCTGTCAGCCACCTTGTTGTCGTCTCTGCCAACCTATCCCATCTGCACGCTGGGACCGTTTTCCATCCCCCGCCAATGCACGACTTCGAGGCGGCCGTCGAAGTGTTCGACGACCGCGCTGCACGAGTCGACCCAGTCGCCGCAGTTCAGGTAGCGGACCTTGCCGATCCGGCGGTCGGAGGCCCAGTGGATGTGGCCGCAGATCACCCCATCCACGCCACGCAACTGGGCGGCGTGCGCCATGCTGTCCTCGAAGTCGAAGATGAAGCCCACCGCCTTTTTCACTTTCTGCTTCGCGTACCCGGCCAGCGACCAGTAGCCCGGCATGTGCAGCAGCCGGCGTGCCCGCGACAGCAGATGGTTGAGCCGGACCAGGGCGTTGTAGGCGACATCGCCGAGCACCGCCACCCAGCGGTGGTGACGCGTGACCTGGTCGTATTCGTCACCGTGGATCAGCCAGTAGCGACGGCCATCGATCGTCTCGTGTTCACATTCGGATTCCACCCGGATGTCGCCGAAGGTGATGCCGGCGTAATCGCGCAGGGCCTCGTCGTGGTTGCCGGGGATGAAGACCACGGTGCAACCGTGGCGGGCGCGGCGCAGCACCTTCTGCACCACGGTATTGTGCGCCGGAGCCCACTGCACGCTGCGGTTCATCGCCCAGAAGTCGATGATGTCGCCGAGCAGGTAGAGGTGCTCGGATTCGAACTCCTTCAAAAAGGCGAGCAGGTTTTCGGCCTGGCAGGCGCGCGTGCCCAGATGCACGTCGGAAATGAAAACGGAACGCACCGCCGGCATCAGTCGGCACGCCCTCCGGCGCCAGTCGCAGCCGGCCACGGCTGCGCAGCCCCACCGCGGCGCCAGGCGCGGAGCAGCGCATCGGCAAAAGTGTCGACGACGTGCCCCCAGCTCAGGCCCTCGGCGCTGCGCCGCGCAGCCTCCCCCAGCTCGGCACGAAGCCGGTCATTTACAGCCAGCTGGATCGCCCGTTCGATGAAACCGTCCTCATCACCGCAGCGCACCACGGCGCCGTTGTCCAGATCCCGGATCGTTTCGGCGGCGGCGGCGTAGCCGTAGGCCAGCGTACACACGCCGCTCGCCATCGCTTCCAGGGTGACGTTGCCGAACGTTTCGGTCTGGCTGGGAAAGAGAAACAGGTCGGATGAAGCGTAATGTGCGGCCAGGTCTTCACGGTGCCGGGTTCCGGCCAGGACCGCATCGGGGCAGGTACGGGCCAGCGTATCGCGCAAGGGGCCGTCACCGACCAGGATCAACCGGGCATCGGCCCGCTGCTCACGGATCGCGGCAAAGGCGCGCAGCACCAGGCCGAGGTTCTTTTCCGGGGCGAGGCGTCCGACGCTGATCACGGCGAGGCCGTCAGGGGCAAGGCCCCAATCCCGGCGCAAGGCTTCGCTGCGCCGCAACGGATCGAACAGCGCAGTATCGACTCCGCGCCCGATGGCTTCCACCCGTGCATACCCCTGGTCGCCCAGGCTGCGCACCAGCTCGGCCGTCGGCACATAGGTGGTGGCGCTGCGGTTATGGAAACGGCGCAGATAGGCGGCCACCGGCCGGCGCAGCCAGCCGATGCCGTAATGCGCGCTGTAACGGTCGAAATTGGTATGGAAGTCCGATGTCACCGGCACACGCAGCGTGTTCGCCACGGTCACCGCGCTCCAACCGAGGGGGCCTTCGGTCGCCACGTGCACCAGGTCAGGACGCCGCCGCGACCACTCGCGCAGCAACCGGGAGCGGGCCGGCAGACCGAACCTGAGCCCATCGTAGCGCGGCAGCTTCAAGCCCCGCACCAGCACTTCATCGAATCCATGCGCGCCCGCCGGGGTGGAGTCGGAGGCCTGACGCGGACGCACCAGCTGCATGTCGTAGCCGCGCTCGACCAGGCCGTCGACCATCCGTTCGAGCGTCATGGCCACCCCGTTTACTTCGGGCGGAAAGGTTTCGGTCACCAGCGCGATGCGCAGGCGGGATGGCGGACAGGGTGCTTCCGTCGTGCAATCGAGCGCTCTCATGGCGCTGCAGCGTAGGCGACCCGCAATACAACTCGGTTACGCCGAAATTGCGCGCCCGTTAAACCAACCCGCACGGCAACTCGTGCACTTACCGCCGCCATTGCCGCGCCCCTGATGCAACGATAAGCTAAACTTCAGCGCCGGCCCGCCAGGGGTCTGCCACCCATCCGTCGCACGCATTCGGAAGCACCGGAACACATCATGCCCACCTGGGGACACGGACTACGGGCAAAATCCGCCCTCGCCCTGCTGCTCGCCTGCCTGCTCGCGCTGCTGCCGGCGGCCTTTTTTGCCTGGCGGGCATTCGACGAGGTCAAGACCCATCTGGGCGAAGGCTATGCGCGCAACTTCACCGAGTTGCATCGCCAACGCATCCTCGGCCCGATCGCGCGCGAACTGGCGCTCGCCCACCGCCTGGCCGACTCGGTGGCGATCCGCCACTGGCTGCGCGACGAGCGCGACCCCTCCCGCCAGGCGCAGGCGCGGGAGGAGGCGGAAGGCTTTCGCCGGGCGTTCCGCGACCACAGCTACTTCCTCGCCAGCAGCGGCTCGCTCGACTACTACTACAATGACCCGGCCCAGGATTACAGCGCCGCGCCCCGTTACCGGCTCGACCCGCAGAAAGCCGACGACGCCTGGTTCTTTTCCACGCTCGCCGCCGCCCCCCGCATCAACATCAACGTCAACCCCGACCGCTGGCTGAAGCAGGCCAAGGTCTGGCTCAATGTCGTCATCGAAGACGACGGCCGCCGCCTGGGCATCGCCGGCACCGGCCTGGATCTGTCGCGCTTCATGAAGGAATTCATCGACGCCGGCATTGCCGGCCTGACGCCGATGATCATCGACCGCAGCGGCGTGATCCAGCTCCACCCCGACACCCGCCTGATCGCGCTCGGCTCGGGCGCGCGCCACGATGCCGAAGCGCGCACCCTGGCCAGCCTGCTCGCCGACGCCGCGGAGCGCGACGCGCTGCACGCCGCCCTCGACCGCGCCGCCGCCACGCCGGGTACGGTGGAGCAGCTGTGGGTGACGCTCGATGGCGGCCGGCGCCTGCTGTCGCTGTCCTATCTGGACGAGCTGCGCTGGTACGTGCTGACCGCGGTCGATCTCTCGGTGGCCGAGATCGTCGATCGCGGCTGGGTCCAGGGCGCGGCGGCCGGCTTCGCGCTGCTGATCGTGCTGATGCTGGCGAGCTTCAGCTTCGCCGTCGACCGCCTTGTGCTGCGCCCGCTGAAAGCCCTTCACCACTCGGCGCTGGCCCTCACCCGCGGCGAAACCGTGCGCCTGCCCCCGCCGGGCAGGGACGAACTCGGCGACCTGTCGCGCGCCTTCGGCACCATGGCGGCAAAGATCCGCGCCCACACCGATGAACTCGAGGACAAGGTGCGCACGCGCACCGAGGCGCTGCAGGCGGCCAACACGGCGATGAGCGCGGCGCAGAAAAAAGTCCGCGATTCGATCGAATACGCCAGCCTGATCCAGCGCGCGCTGCTCCCCGACCAGCGCCTGAGCGAACTCCTCGGCCCCCATCACTTCGCCCTGTGGCGGCCGCGCGACACCGTCGGCGGCGATTTCTACCTGTTCCGCGCCGAAGGCGGGCACAACCTGCTGGGCATCGTCGATTGCGCAGGCCATGGCGTGCCCGGCGCGCTGATGACGATGCTGGCGCGCGCCGCCTTCGACGACGCCATGAACCGCATCGGCCTGGAGCGGCCCGCGGCCCTGCTCGCCCATGCCGACCGCACCCTGCGCGGGATGCTGCAGGCCTCGCAGCTGCCGCGTGCGATCGCCACCAACATGGACGCCGGCCTGGTGTGCGTGGACCGCGGCACACGCCGGATCCTGTTCGCCGGGGCGAAGATCTCGCTGTACTGGAGCGACGGCGACACGGTGGCGGAAATTCCCGGCGTGCGCCGCGCGCTCGCCGACCGCCGCCAGGCCGAGTTCGTCGAGCACAGCCTCGCCCTGCCGGCGGGTGCGACCTGCTACCTGGTGACCGACGGCTATCTCGACCAGGCCGGCGGCGAACATGGATTCGGCCTCGGCAACAGCCGTTTCGCCGAACTCCTGCGCAGCATCGCACAGCGGCCGATGGCCGAGCAGGCACAGGCCCTGGACCAGGCGCTCGATGCCCACCGCGGCCACCACCCGCAGCTGGACGACATTACAATTCTTGCATTCCGCATCGACTGAGCCCACTGTTTACCCCGCCTGCGCATCAGGAGCCCCACCTTCATGGAATATCTCGACCTTTTCGGCCTGCGCGACCTGTTCAACCGCAACCGCATCCTGCTGTGCTTCAACGGTCCGATCTCGCGCAGCCTGATCGAGGAAATCGGCCACGCCCTGAAAAACTACCTGCAGGCGCAGAACGCCACCCCCTCGGCGGCGATGGACGTCTTCGGCGTGTACATCGAAATGACCCAGAACATCCGCCACTACGCCGCACTGCGGCAGTACGGCGAAGAGGACAGCGCGGCCACCATCATCGTCGCGCACCAGCCGGACGGCGCCTACCTGGTCCAGGCCGGCAACCTGGTCGAAGCCGGCGACGGGCCCCTTCTGATGGCCCGCATCGATGCGCTGTCCGGCATGGACAAGGCCGAACTCAAGGCCGCCTACAAGGAGCAGCTGCGCAAGCCGCGCGATGCCGCGCTCAGTTCCGGCGCCGGGCTGGGCCTGCTCGACATCGCGCGCAAGTCCTGCCAGCCGCTGTCGGCCAGCGTCAGCGCGGCGAGCGACGGCAAGGTGTTCTTCAGCCTGAGGGCGGTCATCTGAAACTCCGCCACATCCCCTACCCGACCGAAAAAACGCCATGACGATCCTGAACATCCCCGGAACCCAATCGACTCCCACCATCACCGCCGACTGGGAGGCCGGCCTGCTGAAGATGGACGGCGACTCCTACCCCGAGAACTCGTTCGAATTCTTCGGCGAGATCCTCGTCTGGGTCGAGCGCTTCCTCGCCGAAACCTCCCGCCCCCTGCGCCTCGATCTGCAGCTGATTTACATGAACACCAGCTCGGTGAAGGCGATGATGGACATCTTCGACATGCTCGAGGACGCCCATGTCCGCGGCCGCGAAGTCCGCGTCGACTGGTACTACCATCCGCGCAACGAGCGCGTGAAGATGCTCGCCGAGGAATTCCGCGAAGATTGCAGCTTCCCCTTCGAGATCGCCGTCCAGCCATCGTGAACACCGCCGCCGACACCCCGCTGTCGAGCGGCCCGGCCCTGCTCGACGAGATCCGCGCGCTGCTCGACGACCCGGCGCTGCGCGGCGACCCGCTCCATGCCCCGCTCGCGCAGCTCCATGCGCTCGCCCGCGAACAGCACGAACGCATGGCCCGGCTGATCCGCATCTCCGACGGCTATCACGACTGGTCGCAAAGCCGCGCCGAAGACCTCAACGCCCGCTTCGACCACCACGTCCGCCGCCTGGAAAAGCTCGCCCGCATTTCCGACCGCTACCAGAATTCGCTGCGCGAACTCAGCGAGAGCCTGCGCGAAGCGTCGATCACCGACGCCCTGACCGGGCTGCGCAACCGTCGCTACCTGATGGAGCGCCTGCGCGAGGAAAACGGCCTCGGCAAGCGCAGCGCCCAGGTCTATTCGCTGGCGATGGTCGATGTCGATCGCTTCAAGGCGATCAACGACCGTTTCGGCCACGAAACCGGCGACATCGTGCTCCACCGCATCGCCGGCGCCCTGCAGGGCGCAATCCGCGAACACGACATCTGCGGACGCTGGGGCGGAGAGGAATTCCTCCTGATCCTGCCCGGGACGCCGCTGGCCGACGGTTGCCACCTGGTCGAGCGCCTGCACACACGGATCCGCGACCTGTACATCGATGCCGAGCCGGGCGGCGGCATCCAGGTTTCGATCAGCACCGGCCTGACCGAGTATCGCCCCGGCGAGGCGCCCACCCACACGCTGGCGCGGGCCGATGCCGCATTGCTGCAGGCGAAGGAGGGCGGGCGGGACCGACTGGTCGCGATCTGAACGCTCCCCGCCCCGGGCTCCTTCCGACCGCAGCCTGATCGCCGCTCAAGGAACCAGGGCGACGCTGCCGGCTGCGGCCGCTGCCGGCCCGCTCCGCACCGAGCGGGCCGGCAGCGCATCGCCTGCACCTTCCTCCACCGGCTCCCACAGGGCGCGGTAGGTCGCGCTGTAGTTCATCAGCTGCTCGGACATGCGCGCCAGGCGGTCGGGCGGACGCGGCGCCCGCAGCGGACCGATCGCCGAATACCCCAGGCCGGCGCGCCCGCCCTTCACCTGCAGCCCGATCAGGTCGAGGATGGTCGGCAGCATGTCGAAGTGGGTGACTTCGTCGGTGTTCTTGGCCAGCCGCCGGTCCTTGCCGATCAGCAGGTTGAACACCCGCCTCTGGGAATTCTGGATCAACTTCGGATAGGAGGTGTTGCCCATCGCCAGATGGTCGCCCTGAACGACGATCGCCACTCGCTCGAGCCCGCCACGGGCGATGATGTATTCGACGAAGTCCGCCACCAGCCCGGCGGTGCACTCGACGATGCCGTCGAAATCGCCATAGCCCTGCTGCGCACACTGCGGGGAGAGGTGGCCGTAGGGGTGATGGGTGTCGATGGTGAGGACGTTGAGGTTGAACGGCCGGCGCGACTTCATCAGCCGGTCGAACTCGGCGCGCGCATGGCGGAACAAGTCGTCGTCGCGCAAGCCCCAGCCGCTCATGCGCTCGGGCGGTTCCCCGGCGGAAATCCACTCCTCGCGCCCCATCACTTTCTCGTAACGATGGTCGCGAAAGAACTTGCCAACCCCGGCAAAAGCCAGGCTGGAGCCGTTGAGGAACACGTTGCGGTAGCCTTCCGCAGCGAGGATGTCGCCCAGGCAGCGCGCATTCGGCAGGTAGCGTTCGATCTTTTCGCCCTGCATGTTGCCGCCGAACATCGCCACCGATTTCAGCGGCAGGCCGCACTGGGTCGCCACCAGCCCGGCGATGGTGAAGTGCGCGCCCATCATCTCGTGGTAGTCGTCGAAGGACACCACTCCCGGACGCGACTTCAGCGCATTGAGGCGGTGCAGCAGGTCGCGGCCGAACAGCGCCGGATCGGAATAGGTGCTCTCCAAGCTTTCGACGTAGATCAGCACCAGGCTCTTCGGCGCTTGCCGGCCACGGACGAGGCCGACCCGGCCGGGATCGACGTAGGTATCGGAAAAGTAGTCCTCGCCGAAATAGGCCCGCACGTAGCGCGCCACCGAGAAGCTGTCGACGAAGAAGGCCGCCCCCGCGCCCAGCACCACCAGCGGCACGATCCGCGGCAGCGTGTGGCGCGCCCCGCGATGGACCCATTCGCCCAGCCAGTGGCCACCCGCCCGCAGGCGGTCGCGTACCGCATGCAGCAGCGGCAACGGCCAGCCCGTGCCGCGGGCGTGCACGCGGCCGACCCAGCCGTCCACCGCCCACAGCAGCAGCGCCAGCAGCAACGGCAGGGCCAGGCCGCGCCACAGGAAGCGGCGGGTGAGCTCGGGGTCGCTGGTCAGCACGCCTTCGGAGCCGAAGCGCAGGTGGTAGAGCACCTGGTCGATGCTGACCGAGCCGAACTCGTCGGTCAGCCAGCGCGGCACCGCATACAGCAGACAGCCGGCCAGAATGGCCAGAAATCTGAGCATTTTCCCGACACCCATCTTGCCCCCGCGCACGCAAGCCCCTGCGCGTACCTCGGATGGAACGCACGCAGAAGGTGCGCAATGCTACCGCAACAAATCCGTCATCGAATCCTCATCTTTGTGTCGACATGCAGCGCACGCCGCCGCCGAAGCGGGAAAGCGCGGAACGGCGGCGCGCCCGCTCAGCAGCTCACCACGGCACGGTTGATGATCACCCGCGCATCGACCACGGCATAGCCGTCGGGGTAGGCGATGACCGGGTTGAGGTCGAGCTCGGAGAGTTGCGGATAGGCGCTGACGATGCTCGACACCTTCAGCAACAAATCGACCAGCGCCGCCTTGTCCACCGCCGCCTCCCCGCGCACGCCTTCCAGGATGCGGCGCCCCTTGAGCTGGTCGACCATCGATTCGGCGTCGAAGCGCGACAGCGGAATGGCGCGGAAGGCGACATCCTCGAGGATCTCGACGAAGATGCCGCCCAGGCCGAACATCAGCACCGGGCCGAAAATCGGGTCGCGCACCACGCCGACGATGGCTTCGGTCCCCTTGCGCGCCATCGGCGTCACCAGCACGCCGCGGATGTCGGCGTTCGGGTCGTAGGCCCGGCAGCGGGTCATGATCCGGTCGTAGGCTTCGCCCAGCGCCGCCTCGCCAACCAGATTCAGCACCACGCCGCCGGCGTCGGACTTGTGCAGGATGTCCTTCGACACCACCTTCATCGCCAGCGCCTGGCCGCCGAAATGCGCCGCCGCCGCGGCCAGCTCGTCGGCGCCGTGCACCACCCGCTCCTCAGCCACCGCCACCCCATGGGCGCGCAGCAGCGCTTTCGCCTCGAACTCGTAGAGGTCGCGGCCTTCGTTCTGGGCACGCGCGAACATCGCCTGCATGTCCTCGACCGGCGTCACCCCGGGCTGCAGCGGCTGGCCGTGCTGGTGGGCGAGGTAGGCGCCGCGCTCGCCGAGCGCCTGCAGCACCCGCACCGCGTGTTCGATCGAGGCGTACACCGGCAGCCCGGCCTCGTGCAGGCGGCGCAGCGCCGGCGGCTTGACCGGCGCATAGAGGCTGTAGATCACCAGCGGTTTGTCGATGCGGCGGGCGAGCTCGATCATCGACTCCGCGGCGCGCATCTCCCCGCCGAGGAGGGACTCGGCGAAGCGGGTGTGGTAGCCGCCGAACATGCCGACGAGGAACACCGCATCGACGCTGTCGTCCTCGGCGGCGATCTCCATGCAGCGCGCCAGCACTTCGGGGTCGGCATCGGAGCTGCCGGCAACATCGACCGGGTTGGCGAGCGAGGCCTGCGGCAGCAGGATCGCCGCCAGGCGCTTGCGCGTCGCTTCCGACAGCGGCGCCAGCTCCAGCCCGGCTTCGGACAGGCGGTCGGAGGTGATCGTGGCCTGGCCGCCGCCGTCGGCGATCACCGCCACCCGCTTGCCGCGCGCCTGCTGCAGCAGGCCCAGGCCTTCGGCCACCGGCAGGATGCGGTCGGAATGGTGGACGACGGTGACCCCGACCTGGCGCAGCAGATCGACGGTCATCGCATAACTGCCGGCGAGCGCCCCGGTGTGCGAACTGGCGGCCTTCTTGCCCAGCTCGGTGGCGCCCGACTTGTACACCACCACCGGCTTCAGCGGGGTGATCTCGCGCGCCGCCTGGAGGAAGCGCTGGCCATCGCGGAAGCCTTCGACGTACAGGGTCGCGACCCGGGTGCGCTCGTCCTCGCCAAGGTAGCGCAGGTAGTCGTTGAAGCCGATGTCGGTCTGGTTGCCGGGGCCGACGTAGGTGGAAAAGCCGACGTGGCCGTTGTGCTCGGCCTCCAGCACCAGCGCCAGCAGCATGTTGCCCGACTGCGAGATGAAGCCGATGTCGCCGGCCTTGATGTTGCGCAGGTCGAGCAGGTTCACTTTCTTGTGCAGGTTGAACATGCCCGAGGTATTGGGGCCGATGATGCGCACTCCGCCCGCGCGCGCCGCGTCGAGCACCTGCTGCTCGAGCTTCGCCCCTTCCGCGCCGGTCTCGCGAAAGCCCGCGGCGAGAATCACTGCGCCTTTGACGCCCTTGCGCCCGCACTCGGCAATCAGCCCGGGCAAGGTCGCAGCCGGCGTACAGATCAGCGCGAGATCGACCGCGCCGGGAACGTCATCGAGGGTCGGGCAGGTCGGCACGCCGAGGATCTCGGACACTTTGGGGTTGATCGGGTAGATCCTGCCGGCGTAATCCCCCTTGATCAGGCCGACCATCGCCTTGTAGCCGCGCTTGGTCGGGTCGGCCGAAGCGCCGATGATGGCGATCGAATCCGGGGCGAGGAAGTCGTGCAGCGGGCTGCGGTGGGCGGAGGCCGCAAGTGCGGTGTCGTGCGTGCTCATGTCATTGCCCCCGGAACACCGGTGCGCGTTTCTCGGCGAAGGCATCGACGCCTTCCTGCCAGTCGCGGGTGGTGCCGACGAACATCATGCCTTCGAGTTCGGCGGTGAGGCAGGCGTCGAGGGTGCGCTCGGCCGAGCGGTTGAGCTGCTCCTTGGCAAGCAGCATCGAAAACGGCGCCTTGCCCGCGATCTTGCGCGCGAAGCCGCGCGCCGTGTCGAGAAAGCCCTCGTCGGCGAACACCCGGCTCGCCAGCCCGATGCGTACCGCCTCTTCACCCTTGATGCGCTCACCGAGAAAGACCAGCTCGCGCGCCTTCGCCAACCCGACCAGGCGCGGCAGCAGCCAGGTCACGCCGCCGCCGAGGAAATTGCCGATCGAGATCTCGGGCAGACCGATCTGCGCGCTTTCAGCCATCAGCACGAAGTCGGCGGCGATCGCCAT
The window above is part of the Thauera aromatica K172 genome. Proteins encoded here:
- the siaD gene encoding biofilm regulation diguanylate cyclase SiaD is translated as MNTAADTPLSSGPALLDEIRALLDDPALRGDPLHAPLAQLHALAREQHERMARLIRISDGYHDWSQSRAEDLNARFDHHVRRLEKLARISDRYQNSLRELSESLREASITDALTGLRNRRYLMERLREENGLGKRSAQVYSLAMVDVDRFKAINDRFGHETGDIVLHRIAGALQGAIREHDICGRWGGEEFLLILPGTPLADGCHLVERLHTRIRDLYIDAEPGGGIQVSISTGLTEYRPGEAPTHTLARADAALLQAKEGGRDRLVAI
- a CDS encoding acetate--CoA ligase family protein, whose amino-acid sequence is MSTHDTALAASAHRSPLHDFLAPDSIAIIGASADPTKRGYKAMVGLIKGDYAGRIYPINPKVSEILGVPTCPTLDDVPGAVDLALICTPAATLPGLIAECGRKGVKGAVILAAGFRETGAEGAKLEQQVLDAARAGGVRIIGPNTSGMFNLHKKVNLLDLRNIKAGDIGFISQSGNMLLALVLEAEHNGHVGFSTYVGPGNQTDIGFNDYLRYLGEDERTRVATLYVEGFRDGQRFLQAAREITPLKPVVVYKSGATELGKKAASSHTGALAGSYAMTVDLLRQVGVTVVHHSDRILPVAEGLGLLQQARGKRVAVIADGGGQATITSDRLSEAGLELAPLSEATRKRLAAILLPQASLANPVDVAGSSDADPEVLARCMEIAAEDDSVDAVFLVGMFGGYHTRFAESLLGGEMRAAESMIELARRIDKPLVIYSLYAPVKPPALRRLHEAGLPVYASIEHAVRVLQALGERGAYLAHQHGQPLQPGVTPVEDMQAMFARAQNEGRDLYEFEAKALLRAHGVAVAEERVVHGADELAAAAAHFGGQALAMKVVSKDILHKSDAGGVVLNLVGEAALGEAYDRIMTRCRAYDPNADIRGVLVTPMARKGTEAIVGVVRDPIFGPVLMFGLGGIFVEILEDVAFRAIPLSRFDAESMVDQLKGRRILEGVRGEAAVDKAALVDLLLKVSSIVSAYPQLSELDLNPVIAYPDGYAVVDARVIINRAVVSC
- a CDS encoding glycosyltransferase family 4 protein; translated protein: MRALDCTTEAPCPPSRLRIALVTETFPPEVNGVAMTLERMVDGLVERGYDMQLVRPRQASDSTPAGAHGFDEVLVRGLKLPRYDGLRFGLPARSRLLREWSRRRPDLVHVATEGPLGWSAVTVANTLRVPVTSDFHTNFDRYSAHYGIGWLRRPVAAYLRRFHNRSATTYVPTAELVRSLGDQGYARVEAIGRGVDTALFDPLRRSEALRRDWGLAPDGLAVISVGRLAPEKNLGLVLRAFAAIREQRADARLILVGDGPLRDTLARTCPDAVLAGTRHREDLAAHYASSDLFLFPSQTETFGNVTLEAMASGVCTLAYGYAAAAETIRDLDNGAVVRCGDEDGFIERAIQLAVNDRLRAELGEAARRSAEGLSWGHVVDTFADALLRAWRRGGAAQPWPAATGAGGRAD
- the siaA gene encoding biofilm regulation protein phosphatase SiaA (SiaB is a threonine kinase acting on SiaC; SiaA is the matching phosphatase.), translating into MPTWGHGLRAKSALALLLACLLALLPAAFFAWRAFDEVKTHLGEGYARNFTELHRQRILGPIARELALAHRLADSVAIRHWLRDERDPSRQAQAREEAEGFRRAFRDHSYFLASSGSLDYYYNDPAQDYSAAPRYRLDPQKADDAWFFSTLAAAPRININVNPDRWLKQAKVWLNVVIEDDGRRLGIAGTGLDLSRFMKEFIDAGIAGLTPMIIDRSGVIQLHPDTRLIALGSGARHDAEARTLASLLADAAERDALHAALDRAAATPGTVEQLWVTLDGGRRLLSLSYLDELRWYVLTAVDLSVAEIVDRGWVQGAAAGFALLIVLMLASFSFAVDRLVLRPLKALHHSALALTRGETVRLPPPGRDELGDLSRAFGTMAAKIRAHTDELEDKVRTRTEALQAANTAMSAAQKKVRDSIEYASLIQRALLPDQRLSELLGPHHFALWRPRDTVGGDFYLFRAEGGHNLLGIVDCAGHGVPGALMTMLARAAFDDAMNRIGLERPAALLAHADRTLRGMLQASQLPRAIATNMDAGLVCVDRGTRRILFAGAKISLYWSDGDTVAEIPGVRRALADRRQAEFVEHSLALPAGATCYLVTDGYLDQAGGEHGFGLGNSRFAELLRSIAQRPMAEQAQALDQALDAHRGHHPQLDDITILAFRID
- a CDS encoding UDP-2,3-diacylglucosamine diphosphatase, with protein sequence MPAVRSVFISDVHLGTRACQAENLLAFLKEFESEHLYLLGDIIDFWAMNRSVQWAPAHNTVVQKVLRRARHGCTVVFIPGNHDEALRDYAGITFGDIRVESECEHETIDGRRYWLIHGDEYDQVTRHHRWVAVLGDVAYNALVRLNHLLSRARRLLHMPGYWSLAGYAKQKVKKAVGFIFDFEDSMAHAAQLRGVDGVICGHIHWASDRRIGKVRYLNCGDWVDSCSAVVEHFDGRLEVVHWRGMENGPSVQMG
- a CDS encoding sulfatase-like hydrolase/transferase, translated to MLRFLAILAGCLLYAVPRWLTDEFGSVSIDQVLYHLRFGSEGVLTSDPELTRRFLWRGLALPLLLALLLWAVDGWVGRVHARGTGWPLPLLHAVRDRLRAGGHWLGEWVHRGARHTLPRIVPLVVLGAGAAFFVDSFSVARYVRAYFGEDYFSDTYVDPGRVGLVRGRQAPKSLVLIYVESLESTYSDPALFGRDLLHRLNALKSRPGVVSFDDYHEMMGAHFTIAGLVATQCGLPLKSVAMFGGNMQGEKIERYLPNARCLGDILAAEGYRNVFLNGSSLAFAGVGKFFRDHRYEKVMGREEWISAGEPPERMSGWGLRDDDLFRHARAEFDRLMKSRRPFNLNVLTIDTHHPYGHLSPQCAQQGYGDFDGIVECTAGLVADFVEYIIARGGLERVAIVVQGDHLAMGNTSYPKLIQNSQRRVFNLLIGKDRRLAKNTDEVTHFDMLPTILDLIGLQVKGGRAGLGYSAIGPLRAPRPPDRLARMSEQLMNYSATYRALWEPVEEGAGDALPARSVRSGPAAAAAGSVALVP
- the siaB gene encoding biofilm regulation protein kinase SiaB, yielding MEYLDLFGLRDLFNRNRILLCFNGPISRSLIEEIGHALKNYLQAQNATPSAAMDVFGVYIEMTQNIRHYAALRQYGEEDSAATIIVAHQPDGAYLVQAGNLVEAGDGPLLMARIDALSGMDKAELKAAYKEQLRKPRDAALSSGAGLGLLDIARKSCQPLSASVSAASDGKVFFSLRAVI
- the siaC gene encoding biofilm regulation phosphoprotein SiaC, with the protein product MTILNIPGTQSTPTITADWEAGLLKMDGDSYPENSFEFFGEILVWVERFLAETSRPLRLDLQLIYMNTSSVKAMMDIFDMLEDAHVRGREVRVDWYYHPRNERVKMLAEEFREDCSFPFEIAVQPS